In Hamadaea flava, a genomic segment contains:
- a CDS encoding DUF2231 domain-containing protein, whose product MFQYILGIPAHPLIVHFAIVFVVLLVAGSAVYALVPPVRRRTGWAVGLLAVAGPIAAWVGTESGEQLEKLVVAQGYPQEFLAKINQHVTYGDRTWYFSLGLGAATLLLIFVSTAIGKRPAAEGDSRRGSLIANVGLGLVVLVLAGFTGYYIFKTGDTGAHLRWVDFAQK is encoded by the coding sequence GTGTTCCAGTACATTCTGGGCATTCCGGCCCATCCGTTGATCGTGCACTTCGCGATCGTCTTCGTCGTCCTGCTCGTCGCCGGCTCGGCCGTCTACGCGCTGGTCCCGCCCGTGCGGCGGCGTACCGGGTGGGCGGTCGGCCTGCTCGCGGTGGCTGGTCCGATCGCCGCGTGGGTCGGCACGGAGTCCGGCGAGCAGCTGGAGAAGCTGGTCGTCGCCCAGGGGTACCCGCAGGAATTCCTCGCGAAGATCAACCAGCACGTCACCTACGGCGACCGCACCTGGTACTTCAGCCTGGGTCTCGGCGCGGCGACTCTGCTGCTCATCTTCGTCTCGACCGCGATCGGCAAGCGCCCGGCCGCCGAGGGCGACAGTCGCCGCGGCTCGCTCATCGCGAACGTCGGGCTCGGCCTGGTCGTCCTGGTCCTGGCCGGGTTCACCGGCTACTACATCTTCAAGACCGGAGACACCGGCGCCCATCTGCGGTGGGTCGACTTCGCGCAGAAGTGA